The DNA sequence GGCAAGGGGGTACTGAAAGCCTGTGAAAACATCAATACCGAGATTTCCGAAGCGATCATGGGCCTGGACGCCAATGAACAGGCGTTCCTGGACCGCACCCTGATCGACCTCGATGGCACCGAAAACAAGGGCCGCCTGGGCGCCAACGCAACTCTCGCAGTCTCGATGGCGGTCGCGAAGGCCGCCGCCGAAGAATCCGGACTGCCGCTGTACCGCTACTTCGGCGGCTCCGGCGCAATGCAGATGCCGGTGCCGATGATGAACGTCATCAACGGCGGCGCGCACGCCGACAACAACCTCGACCTGCAAGAGTTCATGATCATCCCGGTCGGCGCTCCGTCCTTCCGCGAAGCGATCCGCTACGGCGCCGAAGTGTTCCACACGCTGAAGAAGATCCTGCACGACAAGGGCCTCACCACCGCTGTCGGCGATGAAGGCGGCTTCGCCCCTTCCGTGGCGAACCACGAAGAAGCGATCAAGCTGATCCTGCAGGCGATCGAGCAAGCCGGCTACGAGCCGGGCACGCAGATCGCGCTGGGCCTGGACTGCGCCGCTTCCGAGTTCTACAAGGACGGCAAGTACCAGCTCGCAGGCGAAGGCCTGTCGCTGTCGTCGGCCGACTTCACCAACCTGCTGGCCACCTGGTGCGACAAGTACCCGATCATCTCGATCGAAGACGGCATGGCCGAGAACGACTGGGACGGCTGGGCCACGCTGACCAACGCGCTGGGCAAGAAGGCGCAGCTGGTGGGCGACGACCTGTTCGTGACCAACACCAAGATCCTGCGCGAAGGCATCCAGAAGAATATCGCCAACTCGATCCTCATCAAGATCAACCAGATCGGCACCCTTACCGAGACTTTCGCCGCGATCGAGATGGCCAAGCGCGCCGGCTACACCGCCGTGATCTCGCACCGTTCGGGCGAAACCGAGGATTCGACGATCGCCGATATCGCAGTGGGCACCAACGCGCTGCAGATCAAGACCGGTTCGATGTCCCGCTCCGACCGCATGGCCAAGTACAACCAGCTGCTGCGCATCGAGGAAGACCTCGGCGACATCGCCAGCTACCCCGGCCGTAGCGCGTTCTACAACCTGCGCTAAGATCGCAACAGATTTGGGGGCGCAAGCCCCCAAATTCTTTCATCCGGCCTAAAATTCTCCGATGCGCCTGATCTCCATCTGCCTCGTCGCCTTGCTGCTGCTGATCCAGTTCCCGCTGTGGCTGGGCAAGGGCGGGTGGCTGCGCGTGTGGGATCTCGACAAGCAGGTCGAGGCGGCGCAAAAGAAGAACGATGAGCTCAAGGCGCGCAACGCCAAGCTCAATTCCGAAGTACAGGATCTCAAGGAAGGTACCGGCGCGGTCGAAGAGCGCGCGCGCTACGAACTCGGCATGATCAAGGATGGCGAGATCTTCGTCCAGGTCCTCGCGCCGGGAAAAACGGCGGAAGTCTCCGCACCCGTGCCATCTTCCGGCACAGGGCGGGCCGAGACCCGCCAATAATACGCATGGCGGGGCACGCCCGCCATGCATCGCCAGATTAATGCTTGAGCCCGCTGGCCGGCTGCATCGCATCGCCCGCAATATCGGTCGCAAACAATTGCGCACAGTCGACCTTGTCGAACTCGTAGTGCTGCCCGCAGAAATCGCAGTTGATCCCCAGCTTGCCGAGATCGGCCAGCGCCGCGTCGACTTCCGCCTTGCCCAGCATGAGCAGCATGTCTCCCACTTTTGCGCGCGTGCAGCTGCACTGGAAGCTCGGGTGGCGCGGTTCGAACACGCGCATCGTCTCTTCCCAGAACAGGCGGCGCATCAGGGTATTGATGTCGGTCGACAGCATTTCCTCTGTCTTCAGCGTCGAGGCCAGCGTGACCGTGTGATTCCAGGTCTCCAGGTCGTCGACTTCGGTACCGGTGCCGCCTTCCTTCGGCAGCTTTTGCAGCAGCAGCCCGCGCGACACGTTGCGGTCGGCCGCCAGCCACAATCTGGTATCGAGCTGTTCCGAACGCAGCATGTAGTTTTCGATGACGACCGCCACCGAGTCGCCGTTCAGCGGCACAACGCCCTGATAGGGCTGCTGTCCCGGCAGCTTTTCCTTCGGATCGAGGGTGATGACGAAACGTCCGTGGCCGTGGGCATTGACCAGTTCCCTGAGCCCGGCGTCGTCCGCGATCTGCACCCCGTCGGCGAGCTTGGCGGTGGCGCGAAGGTGCAGGTCGGAGTCGCACTCGACTACGAGCAGGCGCACCGGGCCGTCGCCATGCATTTGCATCACGAGCATGCCGTTGAACTTCAGGTTGGCCGACAGCAGCGCGGCCGCGGCCAGCATTTCGCCCAGCAGCGTGCGTACCGGTGCCGGATATTCCTTGCGTGCCTGCACCTGCTTCCAGGTGTCGGAAATTTCCACCAATTCGCCGCGCACGGCGGCGTTTTCAAATATGAAGCGTTGCAGCGTGTCCATCATTATCCGATTCGTTTCAATTCCTGCTTGAACAACTGGGCGCGCTTCACGTAATTGGCTGTATTGCCATGCATGCGCGCGATGTCGCCGTCGGTCAGCGTGCGTACCGCTTTTGCAGGCGAGCCGATGATCAGCGAGTTGTCCGGAAATTCCTTGCCTTCCGTAACCAGCGCGCCCGCGCCGACCAGGCAGTTCCTGCCAATCTTCGCGCCGTTCAGGATCACGGCCTGGATGCCGACCAGCGATCCATCGCCGATGGCGCAGCCATGCAGCATGGCTTGGTGGCCGACGGTGACATTCTTGCCGATGGTGAGCGGGTAGCCCGGGTCGGTGTGCAGGATGCAGCCTTCCTGCACGTTGCTTCCTTCGCCGACGGTGATCAATTCATTATCGCCGCGGATCGTCACATCGAACCAGACGCTCGCATTGGCTTCGATCTTCGCTTTGCCGATCACGTTCGCGGAATCGGTAACGTAGGCGGAAGGATGGATCTCGGGAGCATGTTCGCCCAATTGGTAGATGGCCATGAATTTCCGTAAAATTGTTTGGTCTGAACCGTCATTTTACCGCCGCTTGCATGAATGCACCGCATGACCCCAGTTCCCTTTCACCTCCCGCCGAGCTCCGCCAGGCCGCATTGCGCTGGCTTGCCGAAACGGATGCCGCCGCCAAGGCCGCAGGCGTCACGAAGCTGTCGCAGGCATGGAAAGACGGCGCGCTTTCCCTTGATGCGGAACGGATGATTGTCGCGCCGGCCGGCATCCCGGGGCGCCCGGAGCGGCCCGAACTGGTGCCGCCGCTGGAAGTCGGGCGGCGCTCGATGCACACCGTCGAAGGGCGCGCCGCGATGATCCATGCGCTGGCGCATATCGAGTTCAACGCAATCAATCTCGCGCTCGACGCGATCTGGCGCTTTGCATCGATGCCGCGCGATTACTACGCGGACTGGCTGCAGGTCGCGGTCGAAGAGGCGCTGCATTTTTCGCTGTTGTCCGAGCATCTGCAGACGCTCGGTTACGGCTACGGCGATTTCGCGGCGCATAACAGCCTGTGGGACATGGCGGAAAAGACCGCAGGCGACGTGCTGGCCCGCATCGCCCTGGTGCCGCGCACGATGGAAGCGCGCGGCCTCGACGCGTCGCCGCCGGTGCGAGCCAAGCTGGCGCAGGCGGGCGACAGCGCGGCGGCGGCGATTCTCGACGTTATCCTGCGCGATGAAATCGGGCACGTCGCCATCGGCAACCGCTGGTATGGCTGGTTGTGCGAGGTACGCGGCCTGGAACCGGTATCCACTTATGCGGCATTGGCCGTGCAATACAAGGCGCCGCAATTGCGCGGGCCATTCAACCTCGAAGCGCGCCGCGCCGCGGGTTTTAGCGAGAGCGAACTCGCGGCCCTGGTTGCATAAAACAGACATCTTCCTTTACGGAATGTCTTTTCTGCTCGTCTTCTGCGGCCTGTCATGGATATGCGCCTCAAGTTGAGGATGTAGAAACTTCCGGGGCAGGTATGTGTCTTTCATTCATGCGTGGTTTATCCACCAATCATCTCTGCTGTTGGTAAAGAGAAAGGAGGCAAGCATGAGGCGAGCAGAACGAACCATATTGGCACTGGCGGCCGCCGTCCTTACCGTCACCCTGGCCGGCTGCGAGAAAAAGCAGGCAGAGAACAGCAGTGGTCCGGCGGAAAAGGCGGGGCAGCAGATTGACCGGGCGGCGTCGCGCGCCGGTGAAGAACTTAACAAGTTCGCCGGAAAGGTCGGCCAGGGCATGGAAAAAGCCGGGCAGAAACTGCAGGACGAAGCAAAGCAGGCGCAGCAAAACGAAGCTCGGAAAGATCAATAATCCCGGCGCCC is a window from the Noviherbaspirillum sp. UKPF54 genome containing:
- the eno gene encoding phosphopyruvate hydratase translates to MSAIVDIIGREVIDSRGNPTVECDVLLESGVMGRAAVPSGASTGSREAIELRDGDKSRYMGKGVLKACENINTEISEAIMGLDANEQAFLDRTLIDLDGTENKGRLGANATLAVSMAVAKAAAEESGLPLYRYFGGSGAMQMPVPMMNVINGGAHADNNLDLQEFMIIPVGAPSFREAIRYGAEVFHTLKKILHDKGLTTAVGDEGGFAPSVANHEEAIKLILQAIEQAGYEPGTQIALGLDCAASEFYKDGKYQLAGEGLSLSSADFTNLLATWCDKYPIISIEDGMAENDWDGWATLTNALGKKAQLVGDDLFVTNTKILREGIQKNIANSILIKINQIGTLTETFAAIEMAKRAGYTAVISHRSGETEDSTIADIAVGTNALQIKTGSMSRSDRMAKYNQLLRIEEDLGDIASYPGRSAFYNLR
- the ftsB gene encoding cell division protein FtsB — translated: MRLISICLVALLLLIQFPLWLGKGGWLRVWDLDKQVEAAQKKNDELKARNAKLNSEVQDLKEGTGAVEERARYELGMIKDGEIFVQVLAPGKTAEVSAPVPSSGTGRAETRQ
- the hslO gene encoding Hsp33 family molecular chaperone HslO, producing the protein MMDTLQRFIFENAAVRGELVEISDTWKQVQARKEYPAPVRTLLGEMLAAAALLSANLKFNGMLVMQMHGDGPVRLLVVECDSDLHLRATAKLADGVQIADDAGLRELVNAHGHGRFVITLDPKEKLPGQQPYQGVVPLNGDSVAVVIENYMLRSEQLDTRLWLAADRNVSRGLLLQKLPKEGGTGTEVDDLETWNHTVTLASTLKTEEMLSTDINTLMRRLFWEETMRVFEPRHPSFQCSCTRAKVGDMLLMLGKAEVDAALADLGKLGINCDFCGQHYEFDKVDCAQLFATDIAGDAMQPASGLKH
- a CDS encoding gamma carbonic anhydrase family protein, producing MAIYQLGEHAPEIHPSAYVTDSANVIGKAKIEANASVWFDVTIRGDNELITVGEGSNVQEGCILHTDPGYPLTIGKNVTVGHQAMLHGCAIGDGSLVGIQAVILNGAKIGRNCLVGAGALVTEGKEFPDNSLIIGSPAKAVRTLTDGDIARMHGNTANYVKRAQLFKQELKRIG
- a CDS encoding ferritin-like domain-containing protein, whose amino-acid sequence is MNAPHDPSSLSPPAELRQAALRWLAETDAAAKAAGVTKLSQAWKDGALSLDAERMIVAPAGIPGRPERPELVPPLEVGRRSMHTVEGRAAMIHALAHIEFNAINLALDAIWRFASMPRDYYADWLQVAVEEALHFSLLSEHLQTLGYGYGDFAAHNSLWDMAEKTAGDVLARIALVPRTMEARGLDASPPVRAKLAQAGDSAAAAILDVILRDEIGHVAIGNRWYGWLCEVRGLEPVSTYAALAVQYKAPQLRGPFNLEARRAAGFSESELAALVA